The Neodiprion virginianus isolate iyNeoVirg1 chromosome 5, iyNeoVirg1.1, whole genome shotgun sequence genome contains a region encoding:
- the LOC124306041 gene encoding facilitated trehalose transporter Tret1-2 homolog isoform X3, whose amino-acid sequence MSVACAGFHFGWSAPSLPKLLDEDSNVTVTSDESSWIVSFFTFGCVFGPLIGAAVVDKWGRKWSLLFTVLPYLSSCILIGFAPSFWWFAIARFIAGLGSGITYTVAPMYLGEIADDRIRGALGAMINHMLNAGILLTYCVGPWVSPVALAGMGAAFPLLFGLMFFWMPESPYFLVMKGKMDRAEKSLLWFRGTSNVIEELKQVQENVEFDQKNAGTVKELVMIPGNRKALIIVIGLMIAQQFSGIGAVLAYSGLIFEASGSSLDSSISVIIIGVVQVLSGVLTIFTVDLAGRKPLLLISACGSILFLGGEALYFQLQAVDVDVSSISWLPVTAIVGYIIVYTIGLGCLPYVVLSEIFPCNVKALATMVTSIFGALGGMAVAKLYQVVADEYGIHASFWGFAAITVFSMIFIYFVIPETKQRSLRDIQEEFHKTTEFKTVSDKSLDP is encoded by the exons ATGTCCGTGGCATGCGCCGGTTTTCATTTCGGATGGTCCGCTCCTTCGCTGCCAAAGCTTTTGGACGAGGATTCCAACGTTACCGTGACATCGGATGAAAGTTCATGGATCGTGAGTTTCTTTACATTTGGATGTGTATTCGGTCCACTCATCGGAGCTGCAGTGGTGGACAAATGGGGCAGAAAGTGGTCCCTACTTTTCACGGTTCTGCCTTACCTCAGTTCTTGCATCCTGATTGGATTCGCGCCGAGTTTTTGGTGGTTTGCCATAGCAAG GTTCATCGCCGGTCTTGGTTCTGGCATCACCTACACCGTGGCACCGATGTACTTGGGAGAGATTGCGGACGACAGGATTCGGGGCGCGCTGGGTGCCATGATAAACCATATGCTGAACGCCGGTATTTTGTTGACCTACTGTGTCGGGCCGTGGGTCAGCCCCGTGGCTCTAGCTGGCATGGGAGCAGCGTTTCCACTCCTGTTTGGTCTGATGTTCTTCTGGATGCCAGAGTCACCGTACTTCTTGGTAATGAAGGGAAAGATGGATCGCGCTGAGAAAAGTTTGCTCTGGTTCAGAGGGACGAGTAACGTGATCGAGGAGCTCAAGCAGGTTCAAGAGAATGTAGAGTTCGATCAAAAAAATGCTGGTACAGTTAAGGAGCTGGTTATGATACCTGGAAATCGCAAG GCTTTGATCATCGTCATCGGGTTGATGATAGCCCAACAGTTCAGCGGTATTGGGGCTGTGCTCGCCTACAGTGGCCTCATATTCGAAGCATCGGGATCCAGCCTGGATTCAAGTATTTCCGTAATCATTATTGGCGTGGTTCAAGTCCTCAGTGGAGTGCTCACCATATTCACTGTTGACCTGGCAGGACGAAAGCCATTGTTGTTGATTTCCGCCTGTGGTTCGATCCTGTTTCTCGGAG GAGAAGCATTGTACTTCCAGCTCCAAGCGGTCGATGTCGATGTCAGTTCGATCTCTTGGCTTCCGGTTACCGCTATCGTTGGTTACATAATCGTGTACACGATAGGACTAGGATGTCTTCCTTACGTCGTACTTTCGGaaatatttccatgcaacgtTAAAGCGTTGGCGACTATGGTTACCTCGATATTCGGGGCTCTTGGTGGAATGGCCGTTGCCAAGCTCTACCAAGTCGTCGCTGACGAGTACGGAATCCACGCTTCGTTCTGGGGATTCGCTGCGATAACCGTATTTTCGATGATATTCATTTACTTCGTCATCCCCGAGACCAAGCAGAGGTCTCTGCGCGATATACAAGAGGAGTTCCACAAGACTACGGAGTTTAAAACGGTGTCAGACAAGTCGCTGGATCCTTGA
- the LOC124304766 gene encoding uncharacterized protein LOC124304766 — protein MFTLLFLYFSTSKVDRALCTIDINLSELEYLAGHLDPSECRRLVAALHYNSFELPESISGAERKVNDDIPCLRQLLHWNSSPGEGRGQTHEDVEHRLRQLKHNDLADWLGKTTFKQLRNDLDRALRNPFSDQESEDTVDIRVGSNDSTSGETTESTDQPPEEDPWLPVDTLMLATLSLSLTALAVICVLLVFHHVRLSLEQRNNNR, from the exons ATGTTTACCCTcttatttctgtatttctCCACGAGCAAGGTTGACCGAGCTCTGTGCACCATTGACATCAATCTTTCCGAGCTCGAATATCTAGCTGGACATCTTGACCCCTCGGAATGTCGACGTCTGGTAGCGGCACTTCATTACAATTCTTTCGAACTTCCAGAAAGTATATCAGGTGCCG AAAGAAAAGTGAACGATGATATCCCCTGCCTTCGGCAACTTCTTCATTGGAATAGTTCTCCAGGCGAGGGTCGTGGGCAAACTCATGAAGACGTCGAACACCGTCTGCGTCAGTTGAAACACAATGACCTTGCCGATTGGTTAGGAAAAACAACGTTCAAGCAGCTTCGGAATGATCTGGATAGAGCATTGCGCAATCCGTTCAGTGACCAGGAGTCAGAAGATACCGTCGACATAAGAGTTGGAAGCAACGATTCTAC ATCTGGTGAAACGACGGAGTCAACGGATCAGCCCCCTGAAGAAGATCCTTGGCTTCCTGTGGACACTCTCATGTTGGCCACGTTAAGTTTATCGCTTACTGCCTTGGCGGTGATCTGCGTTTTGTTGGTATTCCACCATGTCAGGCTTTCGCTTGAACAGCGGAATAATAATAGGTAA
- the LOC124306044 gene encoding hemoglobin-2, producing the protein MGGLLSSYWGYSGDDELDPASGLTGKQKRLVTETWGIMRQDPMKLGIAVMMRLFTKHPDYRSQFHAFKDTPHEDLPKNKRFQAHASAIANALSTIIDSLKDPGLLEAILISLGEKHHKRGQTVEQFNNLKLVLLVVFKEFLGSRWTPEVNNAWSKALDFVYSIIFKVYA; encoded by the exons ATGGGAGGTTTGTTGTCTTCATATTGGGGATATTCCGGTGATGACGAATTAGATCCGGCCAGCGGTCTGACAGGAAAGCAAAAAAGATTGGTCACAGAAACGTGGGGGATCATGCGACAGGATCCTATGAAACTAGGAATAGCTGTTATGATGAG atTATTCACCAAACATCCCGATTACCGGAGCCAGTTTCACGCCTTCAAAGATACACCCCACGAAGATCTACCGAAAAACAAAAGGTTTCAGGCTCACGCATCAGCCATCGCAAACGCGTTAAGTACCATCATTGATTCCCTGAAGGATCCAGGCTTGCTGGAAGCTATTCTAATATCCCTTGGGGAGAAACACCATAAGCGTGGACAGACGGTAGAACAATTTAAC AATCTAAAACTGGTACTGTTGGTCGTCTTCAAAGAATTTCTGGGCTCGAGGTGGACGCCAGAAGTGAATAATGCCTGGAGCAAAGCTCTCGACTTCGTGTACAGCATCATCTTTAAGGTGTACGCGTAG
- the LOC124306041 gene encoding facilitated trehalose transporter Tret1-2 homolog isoform X2, whose protein sequence is MVVTTMSVACAGFHFGWSAPSLPKLLDEDSNVTVTSDESSWIVSFFTFGCVFGPLIGAAVVDKWGRKWSLLFTVLPYLSSCILIGFAPSFWWFAIARFIAGLGSGITYTVAPMYLGEIADDRIRGALGAMINHMLNAGILLTYCVGPWVSPVALAGMGAAFPLLFGLMFFWMPESPYFLVMKGKMDRAEKSLLWFRGTSNVIEELKQVQENVEFDQKNAGTVKELVMIPGNRKALIIVIGLMIAQQFSGIGAVLAYSGLIFEASGSSLDSSISVIIIGVVQVLSGVLTIFTVDLAGRKPLLLISACGSILFLGGEALYFQLQAVDVDVSSISWLPVTAIVGYIIVYTIGLGCLPYVVLSEIFPCNVKALATMVTSIFGALGGMAVAKLYQVVADEYGIHASFWGFAAITVFSMIFIYFVIPETKQRSLRDIQEEFHKTTEFKTVSDKSLDP, encoded by the exons ATGGTAGTCA CAACCATGTCCGTGGCATGCGCCGGTTTTCATTTCGGATGGTCCGCTCCTTCGCTGCCAAAGCTTTTGGACGAGGATTCCAACGTTACCGTGACATCGGATGAAAGTTCATGGATCGTGAGTTTCTTTACATTTGGATGTGTATTCGGTCCACTCATCGGAGCTGCAGTGGTGGACAAATGGGGCAGAAAGTGGTCCCTACTTTTCACGGTTCTGCCTTACCTCAGTTCTTGCATCCTGATTGGATTCGCGCCGAGTTTTTGGTGGTTTGCCATAGCAAG GTTCATCGCCGGTCTTGGTTCTGGCATCACCTACACCGTGGCACCGATGTACTTGGGAGAGATTGCGGACGACAGGATTCGGGGCGCGCTGGGTGCCATGATAAACCATATGCTGAACGCCGGTATTTTGTTGACCTACTGTGTCGGGCCGTGGGTCAGCCCCGTGGCTCTAGCTGGCATGGGAGCAGCGTTTCCACTCCTGTTTGGTCTGATGTTCTTCTGGATGCCAGAGTCACCGTACTTCTTGGTAATGAAGGGAAAGATGGATCGCGCTGAGAAAAGTTTGCTCTGGTTCAGAGGGACGAGTAACGTGATCGAGGAGCTCAAGCAGGTTCAAGAGAATGTAGAGTTCGATCAAAAAAATGCTGGTACAGTTAAGGAGCTGGTTATGATACCTGGAAATCGCAAG GCTTTGATCATCGTCATCGGGTTGATGATAGCCCAACAGTTCAGCGGTATTGGGGCTGTGCTCGCCTACAGTGGCCTCATATTCGAAGCATCGGGATCCAGCCTGGATTCAAGTATTTCCGTAATCATTATTGGCGTGGTTCAAGTCCTCAGTGGAGTGCTCACCATATTCACTGTTGACCTGGCAGGACGAAAGCCATTGTTGTTGATTTCCGCCTGTGGTTCGATCCTGTTTCTCGGAG GAGAAGCATTGTACTTCCAGCTCCAAGCGGTCGATGTCGATGTCAGTTCGATCTCTTGGCTTCCGGTTACCGCTATCGTTGGTTACATAATCGTGTACACGATAGGACTAGGATGTCTTCCTTACGTCGTACTTTCGGaaatatttccatgcaacgtTAAAGCGTTGGCGACTATGGTTACCTCGATATTCGGGGCTCTTGGTGGAATGGCCGTTGCCAAGCTCTACCAAGTCGTCGCTGACGAGTACGGAATCCACGCTTCGTTCTGGGGATTCGCTGCGATAACCGTATTTTCGATGATATTCATTTACTTCGTCATCCCCGAGACCAAGCAGAGGTCTCTGCGCGATATACAAGAGGAGTTCCACAAGACTACGGAGTTTAAAACGGTGTCAGACAAGTCGCTGGATCCTTGA
- the LOC124306041 gene encoding facilitated trehalose transporter Tret1-2 homolog isoform X1 encodes MEKSKVMTQSVAGFAATMSVACAGFHFGWSAPSLPKLLDEDSNVTVTSDESSWIVSFFTFGCVFGPLIGAAVVDKWGRKWSLLFTVLPYLSSCILIGFAPSFWWFAIARFIAGLGSGITYTVAPMYLGEIADDRIRGALGAMINHMLNAGILLTYCVGPWVSPVALAGMGAAFPLLFGLMFFWMPESPYFLVMKGKMDRAEKSLLWFRGTSNVIEELKQVQENVEFDQKNAGTVKELVMIPGNRKALIIVIGLMIAQQFSGIGAVLAYSGLIFEASGSSLDSSISVIIIGVVQVLSGVLTIFTVDLAGRKPLLLISACGSILFLGGEALYFQLQAVDVDVSSISWLPVTAIVGYIIVYTIGLGCLPYVVLSEIFPCNVKALATMVTSIFGALGGMAVAKLYQVVADEYGIHASFWGFAAITVFSMIFIYFVIPETKQRSLRDIQEEFHKTTEFKTVSDKSLDP; translated from the exons atggaaaagtCAAAGGTAATGACGCAATCAGTTGCCGGGTTCGCAG CAACCATGTCCGTGGCATGCGCCGGTTTTCATTTCGGATGGTCCGCTCCTTCGCTGCCAAAGCTTTTGGACGAGGATTCCAACGTTACCGTGACATCGGATGAAAGTTCATGGATCGTGAGTTTCTTTACATTTGGATGTGTATTCGGTCCACTCATCGGAGCTGCAGTGGTGGACAAATGGGGCAGAAAGTGGTCCCTACTTTTCACGGTTCTGCCTTACCTCAGTTCTTGCATCCTGATTGGATTCGCGCCGAGTTTTTGGTGGTTTGCCATAGCAAG GTTCATCGCCGGTCTTGGTTCTGGCATCACCTACACCGTGGCACCGATGTACTTGGGAGAGATTGCGGACGACAGGATTCGGGGCGCGCTGGGTGCCATGATAAACCATATGCTGAACGCCGGTATTTTGTTGACCTACTGTGTCGGGCCGTGGGTCAGCCCCGTGGCTCTAGCTGGCATGGGAGCAGCGTTTCCACTCCTGTTTGGTCTGATGTTCTTCTGGATGCCAGAGTCACCGTACTTCTTGGTAATGAAGGGAAAGATGGATCGCGCTGAGAAAAGTTTGCTCTGGTTCAGAGGGACGAGTAACGTGATCGAGGAGCTCAAGCAGGTTCAAGAGAATGTAGAGTTCGATCAAAAAAATGCTGGTACAGTTAAGGAGCTGGTTATGATACCTGGAAATCGCAAG GCTTTGATCATCGTCATCGGGTTGATGATAGCCCAACAGTTCAGCGGTATTGGGGCTGTGCTCGCCTACAGTGGCCTCATATTCGAAGCATCGGGATCCAGCCTGGATTCAAGTATTTCCGTAATCATTATTGGCGTGGTTCAAGTCCTCAGTGGAGTGCTCACCATATTCACTGTTGACCTGGCAGGACGAAAGCCATTGTTGTTGATTTCCGCCTGTGGTTCGATCCTGTTTCTCGGAG GAGAAGCATTGTACTTCCAGCTCCAAGCGGTCGATGTCGATGTCAGTTCGATCTCTTGGCTTCCGGTTACCGCTATCGTTGGTTACATAATCGTGTACACGATAGGACTAGGATGTCTTCCTTACGTCGTACTTTCGGaaatatttccatgcaacgtTAAAGCGTTGGCGACTATGGTTACCTCGATATTCGGGGCTCTTGGTGGAATGGCCGTTGCCAAGCTCTACCAAGTCGTCGCTGACGAGTACGGAATCCACGCTTCGTTCTGGGGATTCGCTGCGATAACCGTATTTTCGATGATATTCATTTACTTCGTCATCCCCGAGACCAAGCAGAGGTCTCTGCGCGATATACAAGAGGAGTTCCACAAGACTACGGAGTTTAAAACGGTGTCAGACAAGTCGCTGGATCCTTGA